In a single window of the Verrucomicrobiia bacterium genome:
- a CDS encoding HAD-IC family P-type ATPase has translation MSAPAPRRLIDHNHRGLTTAEALARQKQFGLNSVQEERAHPLKQFIKRFWTPIPWLLEATIIIQLFLHEALEAAVIGGVLVLNAALSMVQEGRAQKALALLRQQLRVLARVRRDGAWIALPAEQLVPGDTIHLRQGTIVPADVRLDEGSLLVDQSALTGESAAVTVEPGKGAYAGSMVRGGDATGEVTATGARTFFGKTAELVRTAGSANRQEHEIVAVVKNLFVVNAAMVVLVLGFAHHAGMTLGFILPLLLTILLASIPVALPATFTLAAALGSVELSKRGVLITRLSALHDIASMTVLCSDKTGTLTRNEATVNALWPAPGFSEEDLLRAAAHASDPSGQDPVDGAILKAATAHGWQDGDLERTAFQPFDPATKRAEAIYRVEGVMRRFVKGAPAVVAEMAGLPDALWQGAAQSIVERGQRVLAVGEGSSSELRLVGLLGLEDAVRADSKSVVSTIRDGGVRVVMVSGDNAITARSVAQQVGIPGGVCPPEDLHPDLRNGALDCGVFAGVFPEDKFKLVRGFQRRGEVVGMSGDGVNDAPALRQAEAGIAVANATDVAKAAAAMVLTNPGLGGVVPAIETSRRVFQRIITYTLNMLIKKIEMMALLVIGFVVTRHKPLTPLMMVLILLLNDFLTMSLSTDRMEYSRHPNRWNTRAILLAATFLAACKLVFSLGVFLCGYYALGLDMPSLQTLTFATLILSSQAGVYLLRERAHFWNSAPSLFLAGSSVFGLIMAAVFALAGVLIRPVSPLLLGAVVGAGLLYFSALDWPKVWLFKRLNLR, from the coding sequence ATGAGCGCTCCGGCGCCACGGAGGCTGATCGATCACAATCATCGTGGACTAACGACCGCCGAGGCGCTGGCGCGCCAGAAACAATTTGGTCTCAACAGTGTCCAGGAGGAAAGAGCTCATCCGCTGAAGCAATTCATCAAACGGTTCTGGACGCCGATTCCGTGGCTGCTGGAGGCTACAATTATCATTCAGCTTTTTCTCCATGAGGCATTGGAGGCCGCTGTGATTGGCGGGGTGCTCGTTTTGAATGCGGCATTAAGCATGGTCCAGGAAGGCCGCGCGCAAAAGGCTCTGGCGCTGCTGCGCCAGCAACTGCGGGTGCTAGCCCGCGTGCGGCGTGACGGAGCGTGGATCGCTTTGCCAGCCGAGCAATTGGTGCCGGGGGACACAATTCATCTGCGTCAGGGGACGATTGTGCCAGCCGATGTGAGGCTCGATGAGGGCTCGCTCTTGGTGGATCAATCCGCTCTGACGGGCGAGTCTGCGGCTGTAACCGTCGAACCCGGCAAGGGCGCTTATGCGGGGTCCATGGTGCGCGGGGGCGATGCAACCGGTGAAGTCACGGCCACGGGGGCGCGCACTTTCTTCGGCAAAACGGCCGAACTGGTGCGCACAGCCGGTTCGGCCAACCGCCAGGAGCACGAGATCGTGGCGGTGGTGAAAAACCTATTTGTGGTCAATGCCGCCATGGTCGTGCTGGTGCTGGGCTTTGCGCATCATGCCGGGATGACCCTGGGCTTTATTCTCCCGTTGTTGCTTACCATTCTGCTCGCCTCGATACCGGTCGCGTTGCCGGCCACCTTCACACTCGCCGCGGCCCTGGGCTCGGTCGAACTCTCCAAACGCGGGGTGCTCATTACACGGCTCAGCGCCCTGCATGACATTGCATCGATGACGGTGTTGTGCAGCGACAAGACCGGCACGCTGACCCGCAATGAGGCAACCGTCAACGCGCTCTGGCCTGCCCCTGGTTTCTCAGAAGAGGACCTGTTGCGCGCCGCGGCGCATGCGAGCGATCCGTCAGGCCAGGACCCAGTCGATGGAGCGATCCTCAAGGCTGCCACTGCCCATGGCTGGCAGGATGGCGATCTGGAGCGAACGGCTTTCCAGCCGTTTGATCCGGCAACCAAACGGGCGGAGGCCATTTATCGCGTTGAAGGCGTCATGCGCCGCTTTGTCAAAGGGGCCCCCGCTGTGGTTGCAGAAATGGCCGGGCTGCCTGATGCGCTTTGGCAAGGGGCCGCCCAAAGCATAGTTGAACGGGGACAACGAGTTTTGGCGGTTGGAGAAGGGAGTTCGAGCGAGTTGCGCCTGGTGGGCCTGCTGGGGCTTGAGGATGCCGTCCGCGCGGATTCGAAGAGCGTAGTCAGCACAATCCGGGATGGGGGAGTCCGTGTGGTCATGGTGTCGGGTGATAATGCCATCACGGCCCGCAGCGTGGCACAGCAGGTGGGGATTCCGGGCGGTGTATGTCCGCCCGAAGACCTTCACCCGGACCTGCGGAATGGCGCACTGGATTGCGGCGTGTTTGCGGGGGTTTTCCCGGAGGACAAATTCAAGCTGGTTCGCGGGTTCCAGCGCCGTGGCGAAGTCGTGGGGATGAGTGGAGACGGGGTGAACGATGCCCCCGCTCTGCGCCAGGCCGAAGCGGGCATAGCGGTCGCTAATGCGACGGATGTGGCCAAAGCCGCAGCCGCCATGGTGCTCACCAATCCGGGACTGGGGGGAGTAGTGCCGGCCATTGAGACGAGCCGGCGCGTTTTTCAGCGGATCATCACATACACCCTGAACATGCTGATTAAGAAAATCGAGATGATGGCGCTCCTGGTTATCGGCTTCGTCGTCACAAGACACAAACCGCTCACACCCCTGATGATGGTGCTGATTCTGCTTCTCAATGATTTCCTTACGATGTCTCTCTCGACGGACCGCATGGAATACTCACGCCACCCAAACCGGTGGAACACACGCGCCATCCTGCTGGCGGCGACTTTTCTTGCGGCCTGCAAGCTCGTTTTCTCGTTAGGTGTATTCCTCTGCGGCTATTACGCGCTTGGATTGGATATGCCTTCCCTGCAGACACTGACGTTTGCCACCCTGATCCTCAGCTCACAGGCCGGCGTTTATTTGCTGCGCGAGCGCGCTCATTTCTGGAATTCGGCGCCGAGCCTCTTCCTTGCCGGCAGCTCCGTATTTGGCCTGATCATGGCGGCGGTTTTCGCGCTAGCCGGCGTTCTCATAAGGCCCGTGAGCCCCTTGCTTCTGGGGGCGGTAGTCGGGGCGGGTCTTCTCTACTTTAGCGCGCTGGACTGGCCCAAAGTGTGGCTCTTCAAACGGTTGAACCTGCGGTGA
- a CDS encoding DGQHR domain-containing protein, which yields MIATQIRQKDAMFYFAAYPSEGLLAKVRFISRFYGEGEDIRPEEIAPEDDVAQFIARIERSEKAFQRSLSRSKVKLIRNFYETAITQPPIPGTVLLFTPQRLRFQSLDGQETIGHLQEPEEKFLIIDGQHRLAALQFYERTHPEEAKSIFVPCVIFDGRSDDFATEMFVIINSTPTRINKSHLVDLYERVSWAEPDRRFAARIVEMLYSESDSPLRYRINRLGGRSKQEKWILQAELFNEVHRWVKQAWAKLEKEGADRRVAERYYGMARDFLKAASQVFGEAWGNDNYMVTKPVTLKALLRVCADLATQDAEPAEARVERWRERLASWSERARDFRSEGFYERFAAKGQVERVGKIHRELARAVGLR from the coding sequence ATGATTGCGACGCAAATTCGACAGAAGGATGCGATGTTTTACTTTGCGGCTTATCCTTCGGAAGGGCTGCTGGCCAAAGTCCGTTTCATCAGCCGCTTTTACGGTGAAGGGGAGGACATCCGGCCAGAGGAGATAGCCCCGGAAGACGATGTGGCACAATTCATCGCCCGCATCGAGAGGAGCGAAAAGGCCTTCCAACGGTCGCTGTCGCGTTCGAAGGTCAAACTGATTCGCAATTTCTACGAGACGGCAATCACGCAACCGCCGATCCCGGGCACCGTTCTATTATTTACTCCGCAGCGGCTTCGCTTCCAATCCTTGGATGGCCAGGAGACCATCGGCCATCTGCAGGAGCCGGAGGAAAAATTCCTGATCATCGATGGCCAGCACCGCCTGGCGGCGTTGCAGTTTTACGAACGCACCCACCCGGAGGAAGCCAAATCCATTTTTGTCCCGTGCGTCATTTTCGATGGACGTAGCGATGACTTTGCCACTGAGATGTTTGTCATCATCAACTCCACCCCGACGCGCATTAACAAGAGTCATTTGGTTGACTTGTATGAGCGTGTGTCCTGGGCCGAACCGGACCGGCGCTTTGCGGCGCGGATTGTCGAGATGCTTTATAGCGAAAGCGACAGTCCGCTGCGCTATCGCATTAATCGCCTTGGGGGACGCAGCAAGCAGGAGAAATGGATTCTCCAGGCCGAGTTGTTTAACGAAGTCCATCGCTGGGTCAAACAGGCTTGGGCAAAACTGGAAAAGGAAGGCGCCGATCGGCGTGTTGCCGAGCGGTATTATGGTATGGCGCGCGATTTCCTGAAAGCAGCGTCGCAGGTTTTTGGCGAGGCCTGGGGCAACGATAACTACATGGTGACCAAACCGGTCACACTCAAGGCGCTGCTGCGTGTCTGCGCCGATTTGGCAACACAGGATGCCGAGCCGGCTGAAGCGCGTGTCGAGCGCTGGCGCGAGCGCTTGGCCTCTTGGTCTGAACGCGCGCGCGATTTCCGCAGCGAAGGTTTCTATGAACGCTTCGCCGCCAAGGGACAGGTCGAGCGGGTCGGCAAAATTCACCGCGAATTGGCCCGGGCCGTGGGGCTGAGATAG
- a CDS encoding cation:proton antiporter gives MTGPELSTQFFLQMFVILAACRLVGLLARRLGQPQVVGEMIAGVFLGRSLLGFLAPGVQQSLFPKESLKFLYVGAQLGVGLYMFLVGVEFDTATFRSRGRSAACVSAAGMFAPFVLGAGLAIALVKLPGLFSERATLFEAMLFLGAAMSITAFPMLARIIYERGLTGSALGTLALAAGAIGDAGAWCVLAIVLASFGAGPMVAIKAILGGTLYAVFMLTIGRRLLARLGPATEGAGRITPVVLAITLMLFMLAVWLTDSIGIHAVFGGFLLGIAMPRGFFARELQRQLEPFAVVFLLPMFFTFSGLNTRLDMVNSPQMLLVAGVVILIACLGKGGACWAAARLNGEDNRTALAVGTLMNSRGLMELIIINIGLQKGLIQPALFAIMVLMAIVTTLMASPMFEWVYGRHARKAGMLGATPAAPELEPGS, from the coding sequence ATGACAGGCCCGGAGCTCTCAACGCAGTTCTTTTTGCAGATGTTCGTCATCCTGGCGGCATGCAGGCTTGTGGGGCTGTTGGCCCGCCGGCTGGGGCAACCGCAGGTGGTTGGGGAAATGATTGCGGGCGTTTTTCTCGGGCGCTCTCTTTTGGGCTTCCTTGCTCCCGGGGTGCAACAGAGCCTTTTTCCCAAAGAATCGCTCAAGTTTCTCTACGTGGGCGCCCAACTTGGCGTAGGATTGTATATGTTCCTCGTCGGCGTCGAGTTTGACACCGCCACATTTCGAAGCCGGGGACGGAGCGCCGCCTGCGTGTCGGCGGCCGGGATGTTTGCTCCCTTTGTATTGGGCGCGGGATTGGCCATTGCGCTGGTTAAACTGCCGGGGTTGTTTTCAGAAAGAGCAACCTTATTTGAAGCGATGCTTTTCCTCGGAGCCGCTATGTCGATCACCGCATTCCCGATGCTGGCTCGCATTATTTATGAGCGCGGGCTGACCGGTTCGGCCCTTGGAACGCTGGCGCTTGCGGCAGGAGCGATTGGCGATGCGGGTGCTTGGTGTGTTCTGGCCATTGTGCTGGCGAGTTTTGGCGCCGGTCCAATGGTTGCGATTAAGGCGATCCTGGGTGGGACGTTGTATGCGGTATTCATGCTGACAATAGGCCGGAGGCTGCTGGCTCGGCTCGGCCCTGCCACCGAGGGCGCCGGGCGCATAACACCTGTGGTGCTGGCCATCACTTTGATGCTTTTTATGCTGGCGGTCTGGCTCACTGACAGCATTGGCATCCATGCGGTTTTTGGCGGTTTTCTTTTGGGGATAGCGATGCCGCGCGGGTTTTTCGCCCGTGAGCTGCAACGCCAGCTTGAGCCCTTTGCCGTCGTCTTCCTGCTGCCGATGTTTTTTACATTCTCCGGCTTGAATACGCGGTTGGATATGGTGAACAGCCCGCAGATGCTGCTGGTTGCCGGGGTAGTCATCTTGATAGCTTGCCTGGGCAAAGGCGGCGCCTGCTGGGCCGCCGCGCGCCTGAATGGGGAGGACAATCGAACCGCGCTGGCGGTGGGCACATTGATGAATTCCCGGGGGTTGATGGAGTTGATCATCATTAATATCGGTCTGCAGAAGGGCCTCATCCAGCCCGCCCTTTTTGCGATTATGGTCTTGATGGCAATCGTTACAACCTTGATGGCCTCGCCCATGTTCGAATGGGTGTATGGCCGCCACGCCCGCAAGGCCGGCATGCTGGGGGCCACCCCTGCCGCACCGGAATTGGAACCAGGCTCTTAG
- a CDS encoding 3-isopropylmalate dehydratase, with amino-acid sequence MQSVFSGPVYVVRDNIDTDQIIPAQYLNLIPTIPEEYEKLGAYALCGLPESLYPVRYVKEGALDSEYPIVVGGRNFGCGSSREHAPIALGSAGCKVVLAESFARIFFRNSVATGELYPCECVDRLCEVLHNGDVVTVNLDACTVTANKTNKSYKFKPLGDVRPVVDAGGLFNYARKTGMIAT; translated from the coding sequence ATGCAATCTGTTTTTAGCGGTCCGGTTTATGTAGTGCGCGACAACATCGATACCGATCAGATCATCCCGGCGCAGTACCTGAACCTCATTCCAACCATTCCCGAGGAATACGAGAAGCTGGGCGCGTACGCCTTGTGCGGCTTACCCGAGTCGCTCTATCCAGTGCGTTATGTTAAAGAGGGCGCGCTGGACAGCGAATACCCCATTGTCGTGGGGGGACGCAACTTCGGCTGCGGCAGTTCGCGCGAGCACGCCCCGATTGCCCTTGGCTCAGCCGGTTGCAAAGTCGTATTGGCGGAGAGCTTCGCGCGCATCTTCTTCCGCAATTCGGTCGCCACAGGCGAGCTGTATCCGTGCGAATGCGTGGACCGTCTCTGTGAGGTGCTCCACAACGGGGATGTCGTTACGGTGAACCTCGATGCGTGTACCGTCACTGCAAATAAGACCAACAAATCTTACAAATTCAAACCGCTGGGAGACGTGCGGCCAGTTGTCGATGCGGGGGGGCTGTTCAATTACGCGCGCAAAACCGGAATGATCGCCACATAG